Part of the Denticeps clupeoides chromosome 3, fDenClu1.1, whole genome shotgun sequence genome, AGACCTCTATAGACCTGGACGAGCATGTTAGGGAGATCTGTgtcagaaccagaagaccattattagtcattattacatataatatattaaaagtTATTGATTGTTATCtgcattatattatttattatatgcccttctaataaataaacatttccacacacacaattatagacgtgttttttatcattaacatgttaataatATTTTAGTATATTGAAACTCTAACACTGATGACCAAACAGGCTTTATTCGAGAGCGTCAAACGCAAGATGGACACTACAAATTATTAAACAAATCCAAAAGAATAAAATAGCAGCTATGATCATTAGtattgatgcagaaaaggcctTTGACACAGTGAATTGGAGTTTTCCTACACGAgaacataattacatttacatttacagcatttggcagacgcccttatccagagcgacttacaacgtgcttaagttaccatcgatgaagagatcaatctttttattcactcttttgtagattctgtacacaagttcgacaacaagaaaattacaatttaatctaaatcttctctaaagaggaaggtgaaggtgctcagtgactgagctggaagttcattccaccaccgaggggccaagatggagaagagtctagatgagcgtcttccttttaccttcagagatggagggaccaggcgagcagtactggaggctcggagtataccaggtgcagtgcgaggtgtaataagggctgtgaggtaggatggtgctactccatgtttggctttgtaggccagcatcagtattttgaacctgatgcgtgcagctactgggagccagtgaagggaacgtagcagaggggcggtgtggagaacttgggaaggttgaagatcagtcgtgctgctgcattttgtattagttgtagaggttggatggaaCATAGTGGTAATTAAAACAATACAAGCATTATATGATAAGCCCAGTGCTAGAATTAAGGTAAATGGCAGCTTATCTAACAGTATTACATTGGAAAGGGGTATGAGGCAAGGTTGTACATATTCCCCACTCCTATTTGCATTGCATAGAACCGTTAACCCAATATAtaagacaaaacaaagaaataatagGCATAAATATCCAGGATAAAGAACACAAATGATATTTAGATTTGTCTGGGTCAACCAACAAATTCCCAAATTAATGCAATATTAATGAATACTTGGCAGActatcagaataaaaaaattaacataaataaaacacaactgcTTAAATACAATTATAGACCACCAGATGAAATTAGGAATAAATATGACTTAGCATGGGAAAAGGAATATCTTaagaaattcaaattcaaattttatttgtcacatacacagtcatacacggtatgatgtgcagtgaaatgctttctgcaactgctacagaccacagtattgcaaatgttgcaagtaaacagtgaaccaatatgcaaatattgcaaacataaccaaatattacacttttacgtctttaacataaaatatgtgtaactggtagggtgaaggtgtgcaaatgagttacagttttttacaatgtttaagaaagaagaaagagccataaaagaaagagcagtaagggcaaagtgattatgtgcaaagtggttttgtgcaaagtggttttgtgcaaaagagtccggagtgattggaggtgaaagtgctggagttctatgtactcttgatgttgagagcttggacagcctgcgggaagaagctcctcctcattctctctgtgttggacttgagggagcgaaagcgcttccctgatcgcagcagagagaagagtccattgttggggtgggtgaggtccttcactatcttcctggccctggtgcagcaccgtttgctgtagatagattgaaggtcagggagcttggtacggatgattcgtttggctgatcgaaccaccctctgtagggctcgcctgtccttcatggtgctgttcccgaaccaggttgagatatttcccgtcaggatgctctctatggtgcaggagtagaagttcctgagcaccttggagggcagtctgaagtttctcaggcgtctgaggtggtagagacgctgccgggcctttttcaccacggtgttgatgtgacaggaccatgacaggtcctgcgtgatgttaagaTATTTGGGGGCTGTAATACCGAAAGATCTCACAGAACAATTTCAATACAATTACTTACCtatacaaaagaaaattaaagagatatagaaaaatggaatttaattCCATACTTAAGTTTCAGCTCAAGAATAGATTAGATTAAAATGAACATCCTACACaaatgactttatttatttcaaacccTACCGATAGAAATAGATCAAAAACTATTTAATGAATGGGACAAAATGTTGTTCAGATATATCTGGCTAGGTAAGAGACCCCGAATCTGATTTAAAACCCTTCAATTGACCAAAGCAAAGGGGGGTTGGGGACTTCCTTCCCTCAGAGATAATTACTGGGCAGCACAATTGAGACCTATGATATATTGGTGTAACCAATCATACGATGctcagtggaaaaaaatttaAGAGGGTCTGACTTACAAGCACTTATAGCCGATAGTAGACTGCATGAATTcatgaaaaatacagaaaacccaTGGTTAAAGTTGACACTTAAAATATGGAAAATGGTAATAACAGAATACAAATTAGAAGAGGATATTGTGGTCCTTAAACGGTGTGCATACGACACACAGTTCATCCCAAATAAATTAGATTCGAGATTTAAGGAATGGACAAATAAAGAAGTAACAGCTCTATTCAAGATAATAAAAGATAATACACTCCTTAGTTTTGAACAAGTGATAGAGAAATATGCTCTAGAGTCACGTTATTTTCACCGCTACCTGCAGCTGAGACACTTTATCAGAGACAAGTTAAAGTATGTGTCTGAATCAGGTTAGATCTGTTTAAAAGGGCTTATTACAccttagtgaaagtgaagtgattgtcacttgtgatacacagcagcacagcacacagtgaaacttgtcctctgtatttaaccatcacccttggtgccaCCTtgacgggattcgaaccggcaaccttctgattacggggccacttccttaaccactaggccaccactgccccttatcaAAAATCACGCTATAAAGGTAACTCCCAAGCCTGTTGGTGAAATTGtggaaatataaatgcaaatcattatCATGTTTTTTGGGGTTGTCAGGTTGTTAAAACCTATTGGAAGGAAATACATAAAGCAATACAAGATTTTTTTGGGAGCCACCTGCCCTTGGAAAGCAAAGTCTTTTTTTTGCCTGATGGATGGACATTTGTTTGGTATTTTGTTAGTGGCAGGCAAAAAGGCACTTACAAAAAATGGCTTTCACAGCAGAGTCCAACATTGACTGTGTGGATGGACATCACGATAGATATATGCAGGATGGAGAAATTAACAGCAGATTTGAACTATAAGAAGGACTTGTTTGTTTCACGTTGGAAGAAATGGATCGACTAAATAACACCacactttgatttgcttaaCCTGAGACAGTAATATGTTGTATATGTAGCACAAACCATACTTCACTCCCTAAGTGTTcaagttttgtgtttttgttttgttacccattttttttattttatttatgtacatgtaacaattgatagaatgtcaataaaaactaaatgaaaaaaagcaaCTGTAACGCTGGATGGTCTCTGTGTCACATGATTTGATCCTGATAGACATGACCTGTAGATAAAGATAAGACCGTGCGGACAGGAAGAGGAATAGGTTTGTGATTCGAATCTCGGcggaaaatacaattttttagCTGCCGAGCTGAAATGATCCTGGGTCCGAATGTGTATGTTTTACGCTCTTTTTACGGCGATCGGCCTCCTTTCTGCCATCTACTGCTCTGGCCTGCGGGGGAATTGGCGGGAGACGCGGAAAGGCGGAAGTGGCGGCGCGGCGGCGTGTAAACAGTCCGGGACGGCGGCGATGGCGGACGGCGGGGACGCTGCTCTCTCCGGGGAGGGGAAGGAGACGGTGAGGCCGGACTCCTCCCGAACACAAGTGGTGTTTGGCAGGCTGGACGTTAATGGCGTTTATCTCTGTGTTGTGCAGCTGAAGAGGAGGCTGGAGAAGCTGCAGAAGGAGTATGAAAGAACCGCGCTCaggctgcaggtgtgtgtgtgtgtgtgtgtgtgtgtgtgtgtgtgtgtgtgtgtgtgtgtgtgagagagagagagagagggagggagagtgacGTCATCAATACGAACATGTTGGTGCTCAGAGGGCTGAGAGGAGGGACACGGTGCGGAGACACGTCCGGAGTCGGATCGCTGAGCAGAACCAGCTGCTGGATGGACCTCCAGGTGTCGGTCCAGACCCGCCTGCCGTCAGCGCCTCCACCGGACCTGGTAGGTCCCACCCTGCTTCCTCGTTACCCCCTGCCTGGTGGAGCTTTCTAACTGCAGAACACCGGCACGGAATATAAGTCGCACTAATGACGCGATGTGAGGAATACGAGAACGACAGAAAGGTGATTAATTGCTAGGGCTGGTGGGTAAGCGATTATTTTTCAAACGATTATTCGGTCGATTATTTTATCGAACAGTCGACTGTTGTTGTGACTAATTCGATGTTTTATCTAACTATTTTTCTGTTGCATGATAACCATAAAATCACTAATTGCCCCTAAAGATGAAATAGATTACTTTATTATACAAAAGTATCCAAAGCCAAACCTCTTCTgcttaaaacaaaataacagcagtgttttacaaaataattttgttaaaaaaaactctcttaCGGTACCAATAACTCAAGTTTATAGGttttggagagaaaaaaagttgtagTGGCAAAACAAAACACTGTGGAGTTCAGGGTATGGACATCCCAGCTTGTTcaggacaaaataaaatgagtGTTTCAGCGCTCGCTTCTCCGCCCGAGAAGAAATCTCTCGTATAAAAGCTCGCCACTTTGGTGATTTAATCTGGCCGTGATTTAATCTGGCCGGTGTTCTGTTAGCTATAAATTAGCCATCCTTTCCAATAATGGCAGCAGTATATGCTGTTTCTAACTAACGTTAGCTCAAGTACACGTTGCACAATACACCACTAACATGTAGTTAACATTGGCAAGAGCAGCGTTACttttatttacagcacttatccagggcgacttacaatcagtagttacagggacagtcccccctggagacactcagggttcagtgtcccgctcagggacatgatggtagtaagtggggtttgaacctgggtcttctggttcatagtaagtagttacagggacagtccccctctggagacactcagggttaagtgtcttgctcagggacaggatggtagtaagtggggtttgaacctgggtcttctggttcatagtaagtagttacagggacagtccccctctggagacactcagggttaagtgtcttgcccagggacaggatggtagtaagtggggtttgaacccgggtcttctggttcataggcgagtgttttacccgctaggctactaccaccccaattaCACAGTCAGTAGTGTTTGTGCTGGTTAAGATAAGATgaccctttattagtcccacaagtgggacacTTACAtcgtcacggcaggaagtggacagtacaaggtAAGATCAGAAAAGACAATAACACAGACACCATGTCGACTGTATTATATAAAAGTTCAATAGTCCTAGAAGAGCAAAATAAGATGTGAGTTTTTACAGAACagatatatttgtgagattttactGGGTACGTACGAGTGGGTAGATGTGGAGATGGTGAACTggatgtgtggtcagctgttggcAGGAGAGACCTTCTGAGtctccgtcccacatcgtggTGCTACAGcctgctcagtcctgtcagggtctcctgcacgGGGCGGGAGACGTTGTCCAGGCTGTCCCGGGATTTGGTGACGGCGTGTAGAGGATCAGGTCTTCTTCTCTGTCACTGTCACCAGCGTCTCATACGAGTAAACGTTTGATGGATCAGCAGAAGAATCTGAACTCCGCTTCCTCTCCAGGCGGTCCTGTTCCGGCGGTCCGGTTCCGCCTGCCAGACGCCAGCCCCGCCCATCGACTGCGCTCCCGCCGCAGCCTCCTTCGCCTGCGGGAGCGCGGAGGAGGGACGGTCCAGGTCCCATCCAGCCGGGCATGTGATGCACTTCCTGCGTGGAGCCGGTCCGATAAGGAGAACGTACGCGACCCGCCGGAACTGAAGGTGGAGCTGCTGGACCAACCAGATCCCGTCTTGGCCACTGAGGACCAATCGAGGACCAGTTCCCAGCAGGAGATTTTAACCGACCAATCAGGCTCCTGCACCCTGATGGAGGGTCTGCCGTTCCCGGTGGAGTACTACGTCAGGACGACGCGCCGCATGGCCGCGGCTCAGACGCGCCCGGACCTCCTCGCCGTCATCAGCAGCCAGCTGAGCGGAGGGCGGGGCCGCCGCCGGACGGGCCAATCGCCGAGCTCTGTGGCTCCTCGCCCCGCCACGCCGGCCTCCGGCTCCGCCTGCAGATTGGTACGGGCGCGGAGACGTAGCCGCGGAGCTGGCtggtgccgccgccgccgccgccggacaCCTTCCAGAAGCACAGAAGGGGACGTCTCTGTCTCCGAGCCAATCACAGCCGCGACAGCCCTTACACAAGTTAAGCCACACCCACCCGGGGACAGCCACCCATCTCCAGGTCTTTGTCCCACTTTCCAGAGGCGTGGGACCAGAGGTAGGACATGGATCACTATCCATCACATGACGTGTGGTGACAGCAAGTAGTTCCTCATGCACCGATCAATGTTCATTATTGTGGGTGTGGTttcaggctcctcccctctCCTGCCTTCATTGGactccctcacacaaacactgagaCGGAAGCACCATGGCAGTGTACGCAGCCTGctgttgacctttgacctcaaaGACTTCCATTTGCCCGATGATGAGTTTGGTCTGCTGAAGCTGGAGAAGCTCCGCCCTTCACTTACCAGGACGGCGCCCTCTGGCTACAATACAGGTTGCCATAGCAACTGGCCCTCTGAAGAGAGCGGTTCAGAGCCCTTCCTCACACCATCCTCGTCCCCAGTAGGCCAGTTGCCCCGCCCCAGTAATCCTGTCGACCAATCAGAGAGGCAGGATGGGGGTACAGGGGTGaccatcagccaatcagagggcgGCAGGGTGAGCCAGGCTGCGTCTGTGCTGCGCCTCAGTTCATcgctcacctcacacacactcacacacacacacctgccgcTCCTGCCCTCCCTGGGCTACACGCCCCTCCACACCCCCAGTCCGGCCACTCCAGACACGCCCACAGCCAATCAGGGAGCAGACAGCCAGACGCCACGCCCGCCCACTGGCCGTACGCTGCGGCTCACACACGTGATAAAGGTACGGTGTGTCTTGGTTGCACGATTAATGGTATTATACAGGTTCCCGACtagtggccacgcccactggtCATTGTCTTTAATAATCACCAATACCTGCagaaatataaaacataatgtCCGTCCTTTGACGTAAtgtgcggctgtgtgtgtgtgtgttctgttcagGGGGCTGTTGCAGGGTGTGTGCGGGACGTGTGTGTTGTCCGCTGGCCGGATGgacgctggtgtgtgtgtgtagcagggGAGttcggcgtgtgtgtgtggagccaaGAAACCAACCAGCAATTGAGCCTAAAGCACACCTGGAGTTTCAAGCAGGtgagatcacacacacagacacacagacacacagacacacacagacacacacagacacacacagacacacacagacacacacagacacacacagacacacacacgacgCACACAATGTAGATGGTGTCTAATACaatccaccaccaccatcatttatttcttatttagcccaaaatcacatacagtacgtctcgatgggctttgacaggccctacagttgacactagaggtgtgaaccttcactggtctcacgattcgattacgattagcagtgcctcgatatcgacgcatcgcgatgcattccagacattttctacatggtcacatgatgtttccaaataGCAGAGTTACGGTCTCGtgcgcctgtgtggacgctctgattCGCTCTTgttaacagttgtatatactggtggttctcctttaaatgcacacggcactatgttgtgggcggagttattcgtctgccccggtcctgatgcagatcgacatgtccaccaagcagaggaaccgaggtccttgtattatttcattttgtattacataaaagcagtaatatttggtacgtgtgATGTCCAAATTGGTCACGTGAAAATACGTGCTGCgtaaaactcctacccggagtggcgctgttcccagatcaggctgaaattgaattccacgtcatcatgatattagtgattatgttctgcactgcatggatgcagaatcgtccacgtctgcatctcgatgcatcgattataagatgaatttcaacacccctagttgacacccccacactcgAACCTTCTgcactgttacgtcctggtccaggtcaggaacgtgaacagtttagaaagagggagggaaacgtcacaactGTTTGACggagtgatttttaataaaacaaaaacatccaAGTCACGCCTTGAAACATAATCAGGCGTATTTTCCCATTCTCCcattcctcccctctctcccctTCCCCGTCGCAGCACGGCGTCTTTTATGGCCTGAATCAGCGTcgggtctgggaggagttccgtaaattacaggctcctcctacaaaaacaagacagaacatacagaccacacatcacatgatcacgaaaactccacacaaaaaagaaaggaagaaacgttggggaggagtgatagagaggaacccccttccagggtagttAGTATGCAAGTGGTgccagtgcagggctggtgaggattatgatgctactggtccatttgaagatccctgaagctctagttgttacggtggtggtggctgcggTGACCTTC contains:
- the palb2 gene encoding uncharacterized protein palb2, with protein sequence MADGGDAALSGEGKETLKRRLEKLQKEYERTALRLQRAERRDTVRRHVRSRIAEQNQLLDGPPGVGPDPPAVSASTGPGGPVPAVRFRLPDASPAHRLRSRRSLLRLRERGGGTVQVPSSRACDALPAWSRSDKENVRDPPELKVELLDQPDPVLATEDQSRTSSQQEILTDQSGSCTLMEGLPFPVEYYVRTTRRMAAAQTRPDLLAVISSQLSGGRGRRRTGQSPSSVAPRPATPASGSACRLVRARRRSRGAGWCRRRRRRTPSRSTEGDVSVSEPITAATALTQVKPHPPGDSHPSPGLCPTFQRRGTRGSSPLLPSLDSLTQTLRRKHHGSVRSLLLTFDLKDFHLPDDEFGLLKLEKLRPSLTRTAPSGYNTGCHSNWPSEESGSEPFLTPSSSPVGQLPRPSNPVDQSERQDGGTGVTISQSEGGRVSQAASVLRLSSSLTSHTLTHTHLPLLPSLGYTPLHTPSPATPDTPTANQGADSQTPRPPTGRTLRLTHVIKGAVAGCVRDVCVVRWPDGRWCVCVAGEFGVCVWSQETNQQLSLKHTWSFKQSVASLFAVPDSRGLLCVTLGDVDVAEARVLSAGSFTQTVVCEGACLQTVVGVFKCRLACSSAQKMQQTVQVHTVNEEGSVVASVNLDTPEQHVVGLAAVEGQPDALIGWTDHGALLIWNVEAGRLLQKVELRPNTPLSSLLHGHSYRGVLCVWFRCVCVSGNQKVSPGSPDFTLMALNPLSGKSTQLMSVHTHTTQRLLEWDVIGSALVGVFQSGSMVLWEVRRGRRTALKTDLCGSCHLARWAGPNVLLTGHASGDVGLYQCEPERGPV